In the genome of Planctomycetia bacterium, the window GCACAGCAAATGCCAACAGCGGAATGATGATTTCGCGGGGAGGCAATTCCCCAGCGACCAAAACCACGATTGTCGCCCCTCCAAAAACAAATGCGATGATGCCGCCCAAGATGAATGCGCATGTGGTTGCCCTACGAGCCGAAGCGGTATGACGTCGGAAAGTCCCCGCGTATTGCACGATTCCGAGAAAACCAGGAAGCGGCGCCAAGAGGATCCCGCTGAACATCGCGCACGGATCCCAGGTCACGGTCAGACAAGCAATGCCGGCCGAAAACAAGAACAGGCATTCGCCGATGACGACAATCGACAACGCCACGTGCAGTCTACTGGGCTTCGGTTCCGGAGTGGTCACGGATGCTTCCTTGTGTTGAGCTCCGCCGCCGCTTCAATCACCGCTTGATCGCCCTGGTTCTCTTGCCAAACGCGCGCGGCCGCGACGCTTGACATCCTCGAAATAGGCGTGCAGTTCTTCGCTGGTATTGATTTCGATGCCTTCGCCGCGGTCGATCGACTCGTCGGCCTCCTTGAGCATTCTTCGCAGCTCCTCAAGGTCCTGCATTTCGCAGTCGCGGTAGTAACGCATCGCGGCTATCGCCACTTCGTCCACGGATGCAAACTGGCCTGTGGCGAGTTTTGCGGAAACGAAGTCGGCCAGGTCGTGCGGGAGTGAAACGTCCACGATAGACTCCTAAAAGGTTAACTGTCCGCTGCTGGCTACATCTTATCCCAACGCGTCGGAGCGTGAAACGTCGCCACCTTGCCATCCCAATGGGCCCAGCTAAACTGGCGGGTTGCCGGGCGGGGGATTGGGCGGCAGTCGTCGCGGGTTCCCTCCGGGCGCTGACGCTTCCGGCTCTTTTTTTATGGCCGGTCCCTGCGGCAGCGCGAGTTCTTCGTCGCAACCACACTTGTCGTACCGATACGGAGCGCGTCATGGCCAGTTCGCAGAAGGTTCGCGTCGCCATCATTGGGTTGGGATTCGGGGCGGAGTTCATTCCGCTGTACCAGAATCATCCGCACGCTGAGATGTACGCCATCTGCCAGCGGTCGCCGGAGAAACTCAAGCAGATCGGCGATTCGTTCAACGTGGCCAAGCGGTACACCAAGTTCGAGGAGGTGCTGGCCGATCCGAACGTTGACGCCATCCACATCAACACGCCGATTCCCGATCACGCCGGGCAGAGCCTGGCCGGTTTGAAGGCCGGCAAGCACGTGGCCTGCACGGTGCCGATGGCGACGACGGCCGACGAGATTAAGTTGATCGTCGAAGCGCAACGGGCCAGCAAGAAGAACTACATGATGATGGAAACCGTCGTGTATTCGCGCGAGTTTCTGTTTGTCAAGGAGATGTACGAATCGGGCAAAATGGGGCGGATTCAATTTCTGCGCGGCGCCCACCAGCAGGAGATGGGCGGTTGGCCCGGCTACTGGGAAGGGCTGCCGCCGATGCATTATGCTACGCACTGCGTGAGCCCCTGCCTGTGCCTGCCGAACAAGCTGGCCGAATCGGTCGTTTGCCACGGTTCCGGGCGGATCAGCGAAAACCTGATTCCCAAGTACGGCTCGCCGTTTGCCATTGAGACCGCCACGCTCAAGCTGAAGGACAGCGACCTCTCGGCCGAAGTGACCCGCAGTTTGTTTAACACGGCGCGGCAGTATATCGAGAGCTTCGACGTCTACTGCGAGAAGATTTCCTATGAGTGGCCGCGCGTTGAGCACGAACCGGCGGTGCTGCATCATGGCGAAACGCCGGAACGCGTCACGGTGCCGGATTACGGCCACTTGCTGCCGGAAGGCATTCGCAAGTTCACCACCAAGGGCGTGTACGACATGGACGAAACGACGCATCTGTCGTTCATCCAGGGGAGCGGCCACGGCGGCTCGCACCCGCACTTGGCGCACGAGTTCGTGATGTCGATCGTGGAAGGCCGGGCGCCGCGTCCCGACGCCGCGACGAGCGCGAACTGGACGCTGGTCGGAATCTGCGCCCATCAGTCTGCCATGAAGGGCGGGGAGAAGATTCAGATTCCGGTGTTTTAAGCGCACACGCAGTAGAAATAATGCGATGGGTGCCACTGGCGGCTTGTCCGCCAGTGCTGGAGTTGGGCCTGCTATCGAGACCAAACCAGCACTGGCGGACAAGCCGCCAGTAGCACCCCGCATCAAACTTTATGCGGCTGCACTTAGCGCGGAATTCTGGATTTGACACACCAACCCGACGCGCGTGGGCGCCTGGGGCTGAGGCAAACAAGCACGGTGACCACGTCGAATTGACTGGGGCATTGTTTCGATTCGTTGAACAGTTCAACGACGCCCCAGCAAGTTGGACCATGGCGACCGCGAAGCTAGTGCCCCTGCCCCAGGCACCCGCGCGTCGGTGATCAGGTGACGTGAACGCCCAGTCGATCTTCCGATTCGCCAACATCGTATTCGAACACAACACTACCGACTGCTTGGCGTAATCGATTTGATTGTCGCCATTGTTCTTCCCCCCTCGCTGGCGCTACGGGCTAGTGGATCAGGTGAAGTGATTTCGCCGCCTTCGTAGTTGTCGACTTCGGACAACTCCAGCGACGGCGGGGCGTCCGGCGCGGGGAGAATCCAGATCTCGCCGTGCAAGGAGTTCTGTTCGGCGCGAATGTGGTGGTGGCGCACCAATTCCAGGAGGGCGAGAAAGATTCCGATGAGCGTGGATTTGTGTTGGCCTGGTTCGAAGAGCTCGGAGAGCGTTAGACGCCCGTTGGCGTGTAGTCGCTCGTGAATCCGGCGCATGTAGACGATGATCGGCGTCTCGTCATAGACGATCGTCGTGGACGGGCTGGATTGATTGGCTTGAATGATGCGCCCGAAGGCGCTGACCAGATCCCAGATTCCCAGTTCGGCCAGCGGTTCATCCGCTCCGCCGCGCTCGCGTTCCGGTCCGTGGCGATCCAGCCTGGGAAACCGCTCCTGCCAACTGCGGCCGCGCTCCTCAAGAATGCCGGCCGCGTCCTTGTAAGTCTTGTATTCCAACAACCGCCGCACGAGTTCGTGGCGCGGGTCGTCCAACTCCTCTTGGACCTCGTCCCCTTGAGGCAATACCAACCGCGACTTGATCTCGACTAACGTGCTGGCCATCTCCAGAAAATCGCCAACGCCATTGACGTCGAGCTGCTGCAGCACGTCGAGATAGGCCAAGAATTGGCGCGTGATCGGAGCGATCGGCAAGTCGACGACATCGACCTCGTGCTTGCGCACCAGGTACAGCAGCAGGTCCAAGGGACCGCGAAAGACGTCGAGTTGAACTTTGAAAGACATGGGGGGGAGTTTGAAGTTTTCAGTGTTCCGTGAGGCGGTAGAGCGGCCTCAACTGAATACAGCAACGTCAGGCTGATGTAGACACTGATGGTCTCCCGGCCGTGCCACGGCGCGCTGGATAAAGTCCGGAAATGGAGACCTTCGGTCGGGCCGGTGGCACGGTCGGGAGACCGTGCCACAACTGCTGTGACTGTGCCACTACTGCGTTTGTCAGTCCAACTCCTCCAACCAGAGACGCAACTCGTTTTCGTACTCGCTGGCCAGGTCGCCTTTCACCAGTTGCCGGTGGAAGCTGGCGGCGCCGCGGTTGTCACCGAGGTCGGCTGCTTCCGCGTTGGCAAAGCGGAGCATCGGGTCCGGCGCGATGAGGCTCTTGCAGAGGTGCATGAGCAGTTCGTTCCGCACGACGTCGGCGGGAAGTAGCTGGTGCAGACGCTGCGGCAATGTCCGCTTGGCTTCCAATAGGTCGCGGTAGGTAGCCATGCCGGCGAACGGCTGTACGCCGGAGAGCATCTCCACCAGGACGTAGCCAAGGCTGCAAAGGTCGCTCCGCGGCGAGGTAGCGGCGGCTTCCAGCAGTTCCGGCGCGGCATAGGCCGGCGTGCAGGTGCGGCGATGCGGGGCGTTCTCCGGATCGAACGCCGAGCCGATATCGATAATCTTCGCGTTGCCGGCGCGTTTGATCATGATGTTCGACGGCTTCAAATCGCCGTGAACGATGCCCTCGCGATGCAGCGCCGCGAGCGCCGCCAAGCAGTCGCGCAAGACCGCGATCGCGATGCCGGGCTTCAATCGCGGTTGCGTCGGGCCTTCGGTGATAATGACGTTGTTCAGATAGTCCCAACGCTTCGCGCTGACCGATTCCCGCGTCTTGTCGTACATCTTGCGGGTCAGCAGTTGGCTGACGTCGAAGCCGTCGACCCACTCCATCTCCATCATGCGGATGCGATTGCGGTCGACGAAGTTATGCACGTCCAGCAAATTGTCCTGCTGAATCTGCGCCACCCGGGCCGCCACGTCCGCGATGCGGGACATGCCCTCGTCGTAGCTACGCGAATCTGGGTAGCGCAAGGGCGAAAAAATCTTCAGCGCCACGGGCAGCGTGAAATTGTCCGTCCCGCGCCGCTCCGAGAGATACACGACGCCTTGGCCGCCGGAGCCTAGCAGGCGGATCAGCCGCAAGTGCTCGGTCCAACTGAGTCGCTGGTGATCGAGGATCGCCCGGTAGCGGACCATCAGCTCATCGTCATGACGGTCCGGGGTCCGACCTCCAACTGGAAGCGTAGCGGTCCCTTCCTCGAAGGTAGTGGAAAACATGCGGAGAGGCTCTGGCGGGTCGAGATTCATGGGCGTGGATGCGTGTTCATCATAGGTGGGGGCGCGCTGTAAAGTCCAGACAAAAACCAGCCGTTTCTAGCCCACTGGAGGGGTGTGTTGGAGTGTGCAACTGGTGAGATGCGCGCTTTGGGGAGTCGCGGCGGGCGCGGGTGGAATGACGAATTTCTAAATCTGAATGTCGAATCAAATCTGAATGACGAATGTTTAAATGTCGAAGGGGTTTCCCGACCGCCTTCACTTGCCACGGCCATTCGTCGTTCGTTCGGATTTCGAGTTTCCCACCTAAGTACTCCGTCGAAGCCGTAAATTCGGGTCGCCAAGATTCGTGGGTGGCTGGGGTCGAATGTACGCATTCGCCCTCAGGCCTAGCGCGCTGGGGGCGAGCGAGTACGCTCGACCCCAGCCACCCACGCTTTCAAGCAGCCCGAAAGACAGGGTTTGACGGAGCACTATACCGCTGCCTCGATCTCTTCGGGCGAATCCTCGCGTTCCGCACGCAGGGCTGCCGAGCGTTGGTAGCGCCGTAGTTCTGGGAGTCCGACGGCGGCTAAGGCGGCGACCAGGATCGTGCCGAGGCCGCCGGTGACGACGGCGAAGATGGGGGAGGTCCAATGGGCTACCGCGCCGGATTCGAAGCCGCCGAGTTCGTTCGAGATCGAGATGAACATGCTGTTGATTGCCGAGACGCGGCCGCGCATGGCGTCTGGCGTGAGCATCTGCACGAGCGTGTGGCGCAGGACGACGCTGACGTTGTCGCAGGCGCCCATCAGGACCAACATGAAGAGTGAAAACGGTAAGCTGGTCGAGAGGCCGAAGCCGATGGTCGTCAATCCGAAGCCGACGACTGACCAGAGCAGCGCTATGCCGGCGTGATCGAATGGCCGGCGATGCGATTGCACGAACGACATGCAGAGCGCGCCCACGGGTTGCGCTGCGAGCATGGCCCCGTAGCCGATCGGGCCGGCGAACAGGATATCGTTGGCATAGACCGAGAAGAGCGCTTCGGCGCCGCCGAGCAGCACGGCGAACATATCGAGGGCGGTTGCGCCGAGCACCACTTTGGCGCTCCAGACAAACTTGGCGCCGGCGATGACTTCGCGCACGGGCGAATCGGTTTGTGCCGTTGGCGTGAAGCGATAGTTGACGGTTCCCAACAGGAGCGTAAATACGAACGCGGCGATCGCGCTGAGGAAATATGCGATGGCCGGCTCGGCGAACCACCACAGCAGGCCGCCGCAAACGGCCGGACCGGTGATCGAGGCGAATTGGTAAGTTGAGGTGCCCCAGGTGACGGCGTTGGTGAAATGCTCGCGCGGCACCAACTGCGGGAAGAGCGCCGATTTCGCCGGCTGTTGCAGGGAGCGCGCGACGCCCGTGCCGAACAGAAAGACGTACATCCAGCCGATCGGCGCGTCGAACAATGAGAACACCGCCAGGCCGAGCGAGCAGCAGCCGATGACCGCCAGCGACAAGATGACCAGGTGTTTTCGATTCAGGCGATCGGCCAGGTAGCCGGCCGGCAGCGTCAAGGCGATGACCGGAATCACTTGCACGAGACCGACGAAGGCGATCTGCAGCTTGGAGCCGGTGCGCTCGTAGATCTGCCAGAACACGGCCGCGGTCTGTACTTGCAGCCCAAAGGCCGCAAGAAAACTCCCCATCAGGTAGAGCCGCACGTCCCGCAGGCGCAAGGCCGCATAGGGATCATGCGCTTCGCGATGCGCCGGTAAGGCGCCGTGCGGGGAGCTCATTCCGTTCCGTGTAGCCTCCGAAGAACTCTGGGGGGCGTCGACCCTGCCGCTCGGCCAACGTGACGCCGACTAGCTCATTGATATCCTCGACACGCGTGGCAGACAAGGCAAGGACGCGGCCAGCTTTGGGCGATTCAAGTGTTCAGCGCGATTGGTTGTTGATCTTTCGCTTCGTATCAGCCACGGCGAGGCGTTGTGACATCCGGAACGGGAGACCTGCGGTCGGCCCGGTGGCACGGTCGGGAGACCGATGGTATCTACACATCTCGGAAGGAACCACGAAAAGCACGAAAGGCACGAAAGTTTGGGATGCTTGGCAAACTTGCGGTGGCCATTTGAAGGCAGATCGCCTAGCCGACATCCCTTTGGCACTTCCAGCGCAATCCAATACTCGACAAGTCTTTCGTGGTTACTTCCGGATGCCCGGAAAACGTTGTGTAGATACCAATGGTCGGGCGACCGTGCCACAACATCGTCGGTCCGCGAGACGAGGCAAGCGCGTGGCCAGCGTCGGGTTATCGAGGGGATGGCAATTTGTTATCGTGCCTAGGAACCGCGTGCCGAGCCGCGCCACTAGCCCGACGCGCCAGCGAGGGAGCGTGGGCGGTGCGATCTGAGTAAACGTCGTACTCCGTTCCGCAGTTGCTCCCCCTCGCTGGCGCGTCGGGCTAGTGTCCATTTCAGTCGCCGACGAAACTA includes:
- a CDS encoding Gfo/Idh/MocA family oxidoreductase, producing the protein MASSQKVRVAIIGLGFGAEFIPLYQNHPHAEMYAICQRSPEKLKQIGDSFNVAKRYTKFEEVLADPNVDAIHINTPIPDHAGQSLAGLKAGKHVACTVPMATTADEIKLIVEAQRASKKNYMMMETVVYSREFLFVKEMYESGKMGRIQFLRGAHQQEMGGWPGYWEGLPPMHYATHCVSPCLCLPNKLAESVVCHGSGRISENLIPKYGSPFAIETATLKLKDSDLSAEVTRSLFNTARQYIESFDVYCEKISYEWPRVEHEPAVLHHGETPERVTVPDYGHLLPEGIRKFTTKGVYDMDETTHLSFIQGSGHGGSHPHLAHEFVMSIVEGRAPRPDAATSANWTLVGICAHQSAMKGGEKIQIPVF
- a CDS encoding segregation/condensation protein A, whose translation is MSFKVQLDVFRGPLDLLLYLVRKHEVDVVDLPIAPITRQFLAYLDVLQQLDVNGVGDFLEMASTLVEIKSRLVLPQGDEVQEELDDPRHELVRRLLEYKTYKDAAGILEERGRSWQERFPRLDRHGPERERGGADEPLAELGIWDLVSAFGRIIQANQSSPSTTIVYDETPIIVYMRRIHERLHANGRLTLSELFEPGQHKSTLIGIFLALLELVRHHHIRAEQNSLHGEIWILPAPDAPPSLELSEVDNYEGGEITSPDPLARSASEGGRTMATIKSITPSSR
- a CDS encoding serine/threonine-protein kinase — protein: MFSTTFEEGTATLPVGGRTPDRHDDELMVRYRAILDHQRLSWTEHLRLIRLLGSGGQGVVYLSERRGTDNFTLPVALKIFSPLRYPDSRSYDEGMSRIADVAARVAQIQQDNLLDVHNFVDRNRIRMMEMEWVDGFDVSQLLTRKMYDKTRESVSAKRWDYLNNVIITEGPTQPRLKPGIAIAVLRDCLAALAALHREGIVHGDLKPSNIMIKRAGNAKIIDIGSAFDPENAPHRRTCTPAYAAPELLEAAATSPRSDLCSLGYVLVEMLSGVQPFAGMATYRDLLEAKRTLPQRLHQLLPADVVRNELLMHLCKSLIAPDPMLRFANAEAADLGDNRGAASFHRQLVKGDLASEYENELRLWLEELD
- a CDS encoding MFS transporter, which gives rise to MSSPHGALPAHREAHDPYAALRLRDVRLYLMGSFLAAFGLQVQTAAVFWQIYERTGSKLQIAFVGLVQVIPVIALTLPAGYLADRLNRKHLVILSLAVIGCCSLGLAVFSLFDAPIGWMYVFLFGTGVARSLQQPAKSALFPQLVPREHFTNAVTWGTSTYQFASITGPAVCGGLLWWFAEPAIAYFLSAIAAFVFTLLLGTVNYRFTPTAQTDSPVREVIAGAKFVWSAKVVLGATALDMFAVLLGGAEALFSVYANDILFAGPIGYGAMLAAQPVGALCMSFVQSHRRPFDHAGIALLWSVVGFGLTTIGFGLSTSLPFSLFMLVLMGACDNVSVVLRHTLVQMLTPDAMRGRVSAINSMFISISNELGGFESGAVAHWTSPIFAVVTGGLGTILVAALAAVGLPELRRYQRSAALRAEREDSPEEIEAAV